One Megalopta genalis isolate 19385.01 chromosome 5, iyMegGena1_principal, whole genome shotgun sequence DNA window includes the following coding sequences:
- the CdGAPr gene encoding GTPase-activating protein CdGAPr isoform X2 gives MCLRISYRFIEIFLGGVQGLGCNRTDDFSTPVSSGSNMGSIARFPKLDECAHFHYEHVELSSLEVSLSEGSNDSDSYAVRVTSGDACWTLQRSYDNFVMFDKQLHRCIFDRKFSSLTKLPDARSKNTCDILKDYLNRFSQLNHEGLNCGPVLNWLQLDNRGRRILVPESDSCPINTPAVAAAYAVRPYVAQAPDEISFQVGDMISVIDMPPPGESTWWRGKHGFAVGFFPAECVAVIGDKVPRHLTVSTTVRSKLPVKPVFRKHGKLIAFFRSFILNRPSRRRLKQSGILKERVFGCDLGEHLLNSGHDVPTVLTCCTEFIEKHGLVDGIYRLSGVTSNIQRLRNAFDEDRVPALHSDESILQDIHSVASLLKMYFRELPNPLCTYQLYSTFVSAVQANTDAERLRRMRDTVRKLPPPHYRTLEYLMRHLVRVAARGTETGMTPRNIAIVWAPNLLRCKELEVGGVAALQGVGVQAVVTEFLVCYAELIFGDGPVGRPKSLAITTPARLLSLEEARNRSLRGEPDYIEVGAGPAGMSLQYHTVIELPRKRNGSKRSPSLNWRALFGRGGPGARGKPRQVGTPPQTETVPSSLNSLRRLRPVKSADSLDGEDSLGPLLGPPPARPCGHSRSVSHDSYFDHLADAPNPTSPLDLSEIQLNFDLEEREMRMFSEEESGGVASVEASPRRQRMEGAQNTANTGGSKRKRSRLEERLQCDVELRFIDSQSPDQVMVSADVHSMDTPSPLPTPGYLPLLSEASTPLTPATLHGTPHSASPIPANSPRISFRSFTLPLEIDDDQSNASKLNRTSVSSDKSSDPSHRLSVNVEGQSNGKSCERMITCEKRVDLYDEKESSKAQKTAKKESSLAASDVDQEMTPCDRLMSHPSTVESIKSASSCKDPGNRSSSCPTDESKSSRSENRDARTSDSSNKSISCQNGDDLAESSNAHRNELQGMPLSSATDLDSPMSYEQTIEDLPDSGFVICDSSDKMFTNTETQQMASNTNDSGEWVIVERTGSITSPTSDSSSPKDPLEGTVNLAIATDCPQLRSMSENVSRTSLDLTMGSTVDTDTSCIGVSDLTESPSLPQESGEMTFDVVDRDLEEHNGGSVQRTSGNFNGQGSYGLVESAMHDRENGNQKVCTVSLASVRLNQKPNEMVHEVSTCYAQLDNTKAYNRSESSVKEDQILGEETFENAQGASRNAEFQQQDIRRSLQLHQKPQYQSDRRSFTGKPSKKDLDLSLTDNNKPRCPNKTDKCQSFEYVPRKEPAKNNSQQHKQYQRADESPKCNNLKSAQPQEHIEVIIPSENAAEPSEIAHPPEGASETTSLNSSCTFSNASSPVDDSIVLRDTAAILQELALQRLSGGMVGGDLTIPPRRRYETESSKDRRSFDSEIGREIVRERKMRQELDTARGKSEESPLNSQHLPPCLRARHARATRASLSRSLDEAKFNKMTEKASLPVKQSCEDSQHSSTPNVGAGTNMSCNSDKIHLKNLSGLDLGDPQCRERIEKYKEERRTFLRDKYRSESFRGILSKTEDDGEQAFLARLKQRTSRPSLH, from the exons ATGTGTTTAAGGATCTCGTATCGTTTTATCGAAATTTTCTTGGGAGGCGTCCAG GGATTAGGATGTAATCGGACGGACGACTTCAGCACGCCGGTCAGCTCGGGCAGCAACATGGGCAGCATCGCACGGTTCCCGAAATTGGACGAGTGCGCCCACTTTCATTACGAGCACGTCGAGCTCAGTTCCTTGGAG GTTTCGCTTAGCGAGGGTTCCAATGATTCCGACAGCTACGCGGTCAGAGTTACATCCGGGGACGCGTGCTGGACCCTGCAACGATCCTACGATAATTTTGTTATGTTCGACAAGCAGCTGCACCGTTGCATATTCGACAGGAAATTCTCCTCGCTGACCAAGCTGCCGGACGCTCGGTCGaaaaacacctgtgatatactgaAGGACTACCTGAATCGGTTCTCCCAGTTGAATCATGAAGGCCTAAACTGCGGTCCAGTATTGAATTGGTTGCAACTAGATAATAGAGGAAGAAGAATCCTCGTCCCGGAGTCGGACTCCTGTCCTATTAACACGCCCGCGGTGGCCGCGGCTTACGCAGTCAGGCCGTATGTGGCACAGGCACCGGATGAAATATCCTTCCAG GTCGGGGACATGATATCCGTGATAGACATGCCTCCGCCAGGGGAAAGCACGTGGTGGCGCGGGAAGCACGGGTTCGCGGTCGGATTTTTTCCGGCGGAATGCGTGGCCGTGATAGGAGACAAAGTTCCGAGGCATCTGACAGTGTCGACGACGGTCAGGTCGAAGCTGCCGGTGAAGCCGGTGTTCAGGAAGCACGGGAAGCTGATCGCCTTCTTTAGATCGTTTATTCTGAATAGACCGTCTAGGAGGCGATTGAAACAGTCTGGAATCTTGAAGGAGCGTGTGTTCGGTTGCGACTTGGGCGAACATCTGTTGAATTCGGGTCACGATG TGCCCACCGTTCTAACATGTTGCACCGAGTTCATCGAGAAGCATGGCCTGGTCGACGGCATATACCGTCTAAGCGGCGTGACGTCGAACATCCAGAGATTACGAAACGCGTTCGACGAGGATCGTGTTCCTGCATTGCATTCCGATGAAAGTATTCTACAAGACATCCACTCGGTGGCGTCCCTATTGAAAATGTACTTCAGAGAGCTGCCGAATCCACTCTGTACATACCAGCTTTATTCTACTTTCGTTAGCGCGGTCCAGGCTAACACCGATGCGGAAAGACTAAGGCGGATGAGGGACACCGTTAGGAAATTACCACCACCTCACTACAG AACATTAGAGTATCTTATGCGGCACTTGGTGCGAGTCGCGGCCCGCGGCACGGAGACCGGTATGACGCCTCGGAACATCGCCATCGTGTGGGCCCCGAACCTGTTGAGGTGCAAGGAGCTGGAAGTGGGCGGCGTGGCGGCGTTGCAGGGTGTCGGGGTGCAGGCGGTCGTCACGGAGTTCTTAGTTTGTTACGCGGAATTAATATTCGGCGACGGCCCGGTCGGACGGCCGAAATCGTTGGCGATCACGACGCCGGCGAGATTGCTGAGCCTGGAGGAGGCTCGGAACAGAAGCCTGAGAGGCGAGCCGGATTACATAGAGGTGGGCGCCGGGCCAGCCGGGATGTCGTTGCAGTACCACACGGTGATAGAGCTGCCGCGAAAGAGAAACGGCTCGAAGCGCTCGCCCTCGTTGAACTGGAGAGCTTTGTTTGGTAGGGGTGGTCCGGGTGCCAGGGGGAAACCGAGACAAGTTGGCACGCCACCTCAAACAGAAACGGTGCCAAGTTCCTTAAACTCGTTGCGACGGTTGAGACCGGTGAAAAGCGCCGACAGTTTGGACGGCGAGGACAGCCTGGGCCCTCTTCTGGGTCCGCCGCCGGCCAGGCCCTGCGGGCACAGCCGCTCGGTTTCCCACGACTCGTACTTCGATCATTTGGCGGACGCGCCCAATCCGACCTCCCCGCTCGACCTCTCCGAGATACAGCTCAACTTCGACCTCGAGGAACGGGAGATGAGGATGTTCTCCGAGGAGGAGAGCGGGGGCGTCGCGTCCGTCGAGGCGTCCCCGAGGAGGCAGAGGATGGAAGGGGCCCAGAATACCGCGAACACCGGCGGATCGAAGAGGAAGAGATCGAGATTGGAGGAAAGACTGCAATGCGACGTTGAGTTGCGCTTCATTGATAGCCAAAGTCCTGATCAG GTGATGGTATCCGCAGACGTGCACAGCATGGACACCCCATCCCCATTACCCACGCCAGGGTACCTTCCGTTGTTGTCCGAGGCGTCGACGCCGTTGACACCGGCGACGTTGCACGGCACCCCGCACTCCGCGTCACCGATCCCAGCCAACAGTCCTAGGATAAGTTTCCGAAGCTTCACCTTACCGTTAGAGATCGACGACGATCAGAGCAACGCGAGCAAGCTGAACAGAACTAGCGTGTCTTCCGATAAATCATCCGACCCTAGTCATAGGTTATCCGTAAACGTAGAGGGCCAGAGTAACGGGAAGTCCTGCGAGAGGATGATCACGTGCGAGAAACGCGTCGACCTGTACGACGAGAAGGAGTCTTCCAAGGCTCAGAAGACGGCGAAGAAGGAGTCGAGCCTGGCAGCGTCGGACGTCGACCAGGAGATGACGCCTTGCGACAGGCTAATGTCCCACCCTAGCACCGTAGAATCGATCAAGTCGGCGTCCAGCTGCAAGGACCCGGGGAACAGATCGAGCTCGTGTCCGACGGACGAGAGCAAATCGTCCCGCAGCGAGAACAGAGACGCGCGAACCAGCGACTCGTCGAACAAATCGATCAGCTGCCAGAACGGCGACGACCTCGCCGAGAGCTCTAACGCGCAcagaaacgagctgcaaggtatGCCGTTGTCGAGCGCCACCGATCTCGACTCGCCGATGTCCTACGAGCAGACCATCGAGGACCTACCGGACTCCGGTTTCGTGATCTGCGACAGCTCCGACAAGATGTTCACCAACACGGAAACGCAGCAGATGGCGTCGAACACGAACGATTCCGGCGAATGGGTGATAGTCGAGAGGACCGGATCGATCACGTCGCCCACCAGCGACTCGAGCAGTCCCAAGGACCCCTTGGAAGGCACCGTGAACCTTGCCATAGCGACCGACTGTCCGCAGCTTAGATCGATGTCGGAGAACGTCTCGAGAACCTCTTTGGACCTGACCATGGGCTCCACGGTGGACACGGACACGTCTTGCATCGGGGTCAGCGACCTCACCGAGAGCCCGAGCCTTCCCCAAGAGTCCGGCGAGATGACGTTCGACGTCGTCGACAGAGATCTGGAGGAGCACAACGGCGGCTCGGTTCAGAGAACCTCCGGGAACTTCAACGGGCAAGGGAGCTACGGTCTGGTCGAGTCGGCGATGCACGATCGCGAGAACGGCAACCAGAAGGTCTGCACCGTCAGCCTAGCGAGCGTTCGTTTGAACCAGAAGCCGAACGAGATGGTGCACGAGGTGTCCACGTGTTACGCGCAATTAGACAATACGAAGGCGTACAATAGGAGCGAGAGCTCGGTGAAGGAGGATCAGATCCTCGGGGAGGAGACGTTCGAGAACGCGCAGGGAGCCTCGAGGAACGCGGAGTTCCAGCAACAGGACATCCGGCGTTCCCTGCAGCTGCACCAGAAGCCCCAGTACCAGAGCGACCGTCGCTCGTTCACCGGCAAGCCGAGCAAGAAGGACCTCGATCTGTCCCTGACCGACAATAACAAGCCGCGTTGCCCGAACAAGACGGATAAGTGCCAAAGCTTCGAGTACGTGCCGCGGAAGGAGCCGGCGAAGAACAACAGTCAGCAGCACAAACAGTACCAGCGCGCCGACGAGAGCCCGAAGTGCAACAACCTGAAGAGCGCGCAGCCGCAGGAGCACATCGAGGTGATCATACCGTCGGAGAACGCGGCGGAGCCCAGCGAGATCGCCCATCCGCCGGAGGGCGCGTCCGAGACCACGTCCTTGAACTCGTCCTGCACGTTCTCGAACGCGTCCTCGCCGGTCGACGACTCGATCGTTCTCCGTGACACCGCGGCGATACTTCAGGAACTGGCGTTGCAACGACTGTCCGGCGGAATGGTGGGCGGCGATCTGACCATTCCACCGAGAAGAAGGTACGAGACCGAGAGCAGCAAGGACCGGAGGAGCTTCGACTCGGAGATCGGCCGGGAGATAGTCAGGGAACGGAAGATGAGGCAGGAGTTGGACACCGCCAGGGGCAAGTCCGAGGAGTCGCCGTTGAACTCGCAGCATCTGCCGCCGTGCCTCAGGGCGCGCCACGCCAGGGCCACCAGAGCGTCCCTGAGCCGGTCGCTGGACGAGGCGAAGTTCAACAAGATGACCGAGAAAGCCTCCCTGCCGGTGAAACAGTCCTGCGAGGACTCGCAGCACAGCTCCACGCCGAACGTCGGCGCCGGTACGAACATGTCGTGCAACTCCGACAAGATTCACCTGAAGAACCTGAGCGGACTGGACCTGGGCGATCCGCAATGCCGCGAGAGGATAGAAAAGTACAAAGAGGAGAGGCGGACGTTCTTGAGGGACAAGTACAGATCGGAAAGCTTCCGTGGGATATTGTCGAAGACGGAGGACGACGGGGAGCAAGCGTTTTTAGCTAGGTTAAAGCAGAGAACATCTAGACCATCCCTTCATTGA
- the CdGAPr gene encoding GTPase-activating protein CdGAPr isoform X4 — MPGPAQERPRAQRLTDIEPQTSKVGDMISVIDMPPPGESTWWRGKHGFAVGFFPAECVAVIGDKVPRHLTVSTTVRSKLPVKPVFRKHGKLIAFFRSFILNRPSRRRLKQSGILKERVFGCDLGEHLLNSGHDVPTVLTCCTEFIEKHGLVDGIYRLSGVTSNIQRLRNAFDEDRVPALHSDESILQDIHSVASLLKMYFRELPNPLCTYQLYSTFVSAVQANTDAERLRRMRDTVRKLPPPHYRTLEYLMRHLVRVAARGTETGMTPRNIAIVWAPNLLRCKELEVGGVAALQGVGVQAVVTEFLVCYAELIFGDGPVGRPKSLAITTPARLLSLEEARNRSLRGEPDYIEVGAGPAGMSLQYHTVIELPRKRNGSKRSPSLNWRALFGRGGPGARGKPRQVGTPPQTETVPSSLNSLRRLRPVKSADSLDGEDSLGPLLGPPPARPCGHSRSVSHDSYFDHLADAPNPTSPLDLSEIQLNFDLEEREMRMFSEEESGGVASVEASPRRQRMEGAQNTANTGGSKRKRSRLEERLQCDVELRFIDSQSPDQVMVSADVHSMDTPSPLPTPGYLPLLSEASTPLTPATLHGTPHSASPIPANSPRISFRSFTLPLEIDDDQSNASKLNRTSVSSDKSSDPSHRLSVNVEGQSNGKSCERMITCEKRVDLYDEKESSKAQKTAKKESSLAASDVDQEMTPCDRLMSHPSTVESIKSASSCKDPGNRSSSCPTDESKSSRSENRDARTSDSSNKSISCQNGDDLAESSNAHRNELQGMPLSSATDLDSPMSYEQTIEDLPDSGFVICDSSDKMFTNTETQQMASNTNDSGEWVIVERTGSITSPTSDSSSPKDPLEGTVNLAIATDCPQLRSMSENVSRTSLDLTMGSTVDTDTSCIGVSDLTESPSLPQESGEMTFDVVDRDLEEHNGGSVQRTSGNFNGQGSYGLVESAMHDRENGNQKVCTVSLASVRLNQKPNEMVHEVSTCYAQLDNTKAYNRSESSVKEDQILGEETFENAQGASRNAEFQQQDIRRSLQLHQKPQYQSDRRSFTGKPSKKDLDLSLTDNNKPRCPNKTDKCQSFEYVPRKEPAKNNSQQHKQYQRADESPKCNNLKSAQPQEHIEVIIPSENAAEPSEIAHPPEGASETTSLNSSCTFSNASSPVDDSIVLRDTAAILQELALQRLSGGMVGGDLTIPPRRRYETESSKDRRSFDSEIGREIVRERKMRQELDTARGKSEESPLNSQHLPPCLRARHARATRASLSRSLDEAKFNKMTEKASLPVKQSCEDSQHSSTPNVGAGTNMSCNSDKIHLKNLSGLDLGDPQCRERIEKYKEERRTFLRDKYRSESFRGILSKTEDDGEQAFLARLKQRTSRPSLH, encoded by the exons GTCGGGGACATGATATCCGTGATAGACATGCCTCCGCCAGGGGAAAGCACGTGGTGGCGCGGGAAGCACGGGTTCGCGGTCGGATTTTTTCCGGCGGAATGCGTGGCCGTGATAGGAGACAAAGTTCCGAGGCATCTGACAGTGTCGACGACGGTCAGGTCGAAGCTGCCGGTGAAGCCGGTGTTCAGGAAGCACGGGAAGCTGATCGCCTTCTTTAGATCGTTTATTCTGAATAGACCGTCTAGGAGGCGATTGAAACAGTCTGGAATCTTGAAGGAGCGTGTGTTCGGTTGCGACTTGGGCGAACATCTGTTGAATTCGGGTCACGATG TGCCCACCGTTCTAACATGTTGCACCGAGTTCATCGAGAAGCATGGCCTGGTCGACGGCATATACCGTCTAAGCGGCGTGACGTCGAACATCCAGAGATTACGAAACGCGTTCGACGAGGATCGTGTTCCTGCATTGCATTCCGATGAAAGTATTCTACAAGACATCCACTCGGTGGCGTCCCTATTGAAAATGTACTTCAGAGAGCTGCCGAATCCACTCTGTACATACCAGCTTTATTCTACTTTCGTTAGCGCGGTCCAGGCTAACACCGATGCGGAAAGACTAAGGCGGATGAGGGACACCGTTAGGAAATTACCACCACCTCACTACAG AACATTAGAGTATCTTATGCGGCACTTGGTGCGAGTCGCGGCCCGCGGCACGGAGACCGGTATGACGCCTCGGAACATCGCCATCGTGTGGGCCCCGAACCTGTTGAGGTGCAAGGAGCTGGAAGTGGGCGGCGTGGCGGCGTTGCAGGGTGTCGGGGTGCAGGCGGTCGTCACGGAGTTCTTAGTTTGTTACGCGGAATTAATATTCGGCGACGGCCCGGTCGGACGGCCGAAATCGTTGGCGATCACGACGCCGGCGAGATTGCTGAGCCTGGAGGAGGCTCGGAACAGAAGCCTGAGAGGCGAGCCGGATTACATAGAGGTGGGCGCCGGGCCAGCCGGGATGTCGTTGCAGTACCACACGGTGATAGAGCTGCCGCGAAAGAGAAACGGCTCGAAGCGCTCGCCCTCGTTGAACTGGAGAGCTTTGTTTGGTAGGGGTGGTCCGGGTGCCAGGGGGAAACCGAGACAAGTTGGCACGCCACCTCAAACAGAAACGGTGCCAAGTTCCTTAAACTCGTTGCGACGGTTGAGACCGGTGAAAAGCGCCGACAGTTTGGACGGCGAGGACAGCCTGGGCCCTCTTCTGGGTCCGCCGCCGGCCAGGCCCTGCGGGCACAGCCGCTCGGTTTCCCACGACTCGTACTTCGATCATTTGGCGGACGCGCCCAATCCGACCTCCCCGCTCGACCTCTCCGAGATACAGCTCAACTTCGACCTCGAGGAACGGGAGATGAGGATGTTCTCCGAGGAGGAGAGCGGGGGCGTCGCGTCCGTCGAGGCGTCCCCGAGGAGGCAGAGGATGGAAGGGGCCCAGAATACCGCGAACACCGGCGGATCGAAGAGGAAGAGATCGAGATTGGAGGAAAGACTGCAATGCGACGTTGAGTTGCGCTTCATTGATAGCCAAAGTCCTGATCAG GTGATGGTATCCGCAGACGTGCACAGCATGGACACCCCATCCCCATTACCCACGCCAGGGTACCTTCCGTTGTTGTCCGAGGCGTCGACGCCGTTGACACCGGCGACGTTGCACGGCACCCCGCACTCCGCGTCACCGATCCCAGCCAACAGTCCTAGGATAAGTTTCCGAAGCTTCACCTTACCGTTAGAGATCGACGACGATCAGAGCAACGCGAGCAAGCTGAACAGAACTAGCGTGTCTTCCGATAAATCATCCGACCCTAGTCATAGGTTATCCGTAAACGTAGAGGGCCAGAGTAACGGGAAGTCCTGCGAGAGGATGATCACGTGCGAGAAACGCGTCGACCTGTACGACGAGAAGGAGTCTTCCAAGGCTCAGAAGACGGCGAAGAAGGAGTCGAGCCTGGCAGCGTCGGACGTCGACCAGGAGATGACGCCTTGCGACAGGCTAATGTCCCACCCTAGCACCGTAGAATCGATCAAGTCGGCGTCCAGCTGCAAGGACCCGGGGAACAGATCGAGCTCGTGTCCGACGGACGAGAGCAAATCGTCCCGCAGCGAGAACAGAGACGCGCGAACCAGCGACTCGTCGAACAAATCGATCAGCTGCCAGAACGGCGACGACCTCGCCGAGAGCTCTAACGCGCAcagaaacgagctgcaaggtatGCCGTTGTCGAGCGCCACCGATCTCGACTCGCCGATGTCCTACGAGCAGACCATCGAGGACCTACCGGACTCCGGTTTCGTGATCTGCGACAGCTCCGACAAGATGTTCACCAACACGGAAACGCAGCAGATGGCGTCGAACACGAACGATTCCGGCGAATGGGTGATAGTCGAGAGGACCGGATCGATCACGTCGCCCACCAGCGACTCGAGCAGTCCCAAGGACCCCTTGGAAGGCACCGTGAACCTTGCCATAGCGACCGACTGTCCGCAGCTTAGATCGATGTCGGAGAACGTCTCGAGAACCTCTTTGGACCTGACCATGGGCTCCACGGTGGACACGGACACGTCTTGCATCGGGGTCAGCGACCTCACCGAGAGCCCGAGCCTTCCCCAAGAGTCCGGCGAGATGACGTTCGACGTCGTCGACAGAGATCTGGAGGAGCACAACGGCGGCTCGGTTCAGAGAACCTCCGGGAACTTCAACGGGCAAGGGAGCTACGGTCTGGTCGAGTCGGCGATGCACGATCGCGAGAACGGCAACCAGAAGGTCTGCACCGTCAGCCTAGCGAGCGTTCGTTTGAACCAGAAGCCGAACGAGATGGTGCACGAGGTGTCCACGTGTTACGCGCAATTAGACAATACGAAGGCGTACAATAGGAGCGAGAGCTCGGTGAAGGAGGATCAGATCCTCGGGGAGGAGACGTTCGAGAACGCGCAGGGAGCCTCGAGGAACGCGGAGTTCCAGCAACAGGACATCCGGCGTTCCCTGCAGCTGCACCAGAAGCCCCAGTACCAGAGCGACCGTCGCTCGTTCACCGGCAAGCCGAGCAAGAAGGACCTCGATCTGTCCCTGACCGACAATAACAAGCCGCGTTGCCCGAACAAGACGGATAAGTGCCAAAGCTTCGAGTACGTGCCGCGGAAGGAGCCGGCGAAGAACAACAGTCAGCAGCACAAACAGTACCAGCGCGCCGACGAGAGCCCGAAGTGCAACAACCTGAAGAGCGCGCAGCCGCAGGAGCACATCGAGGTGATCATACCGTCGGAGAACGCGGCGGAGCCCAGCGAGATCGCCCATCCGCCGGAGGGCGCGTCCGAGACCACGTCCTTGAACTCGTCCTGCACGTTCTCGAACGCGTCCTCGCCGGTCGACGACTCGATCGTTCTCCGTGACACCGCGGCGATACTTCAGGAACTGGCGTTGCAACGACTGTCCGGCGGAATGGTGGGCGGCGATCTGACCATTCCACCGAGAAGAAGGTACGAGACCGAGAGCAGCAAGGACCGGAGGAGCTTCGACTCGGAGATCGGCCGGGAGATAGTCAGGGAACGGAAGATGAGGCAGGAGTTGGACACCGCCAGGGGCAAGTCCGAGGAGTCGCCGTTGAACTCGCAGCATCTGCCGCCGTGCCTCAGGGCGCGCCACGCCAGGGCCACCAGAGCGTCCCTGAGCCGGTCGCTGGACGAGGCGAAGTTCAACAAGATGACCGAGAAAGCCTCCCTGCCGGTGAAACAGTCCTGCGAGGACTCGCAGCACAGCTCCACGCCGAACGTCGGCGCCGGTACGAACATGTCGTGCAACTCCGACAAGATTCACCTGAAGAACCTGAGCGGACTGGACCTGGGCGATCCGCAATGCCGCGAGAGGATAGAAAAGTACAAAGAGGAGAGGCGGACGTTCTTGAGGGACAAGTACAGATCGGAAAGCTTCCGTGGGATATTGTCGAAGACGGAGGACGACGGGGAGCAAGCGTTTTTAGCTAGGTTAAAGCAGAGAACATCTAGACCATCCCTTCATTGA